A genomic stretch from Robbsia betulipollinis includes:
- a CDS encoding IS30 family transposase, with the protein KSLTWDRGMELANHKDFTIATDVRVYFCDPRSPWQRGTNENTNRLLRQYLLHGTQLDQYSQAALNKIAARLNERPRKTLGFMSPADKLREAVAATH; encoded by the coding sequence AAGTCACTCACCTGGGATCGTGGCATGGAGTTGGCGAACCACAAAGACTTCACAATCGCCACGGACGTGAGGGTCTACTTCTGCGACCCACGGAGTCCTTGGCAGCGCGGTACCAACGAAAACACGAACCGACTTCTGCGCCAATACTTGCTTCACGGCACGCAACTCGATCAATATTCGCAGGCTGCGCTAAACAAAATCGCCGCGCGACTAAATGAAAGGCCGAGAAAGACCTTGGGCTTCATGTCTCCGGCCGATAAACTACGTGAGGCTGTTGCAGCGACCCATTGA
- the tnpA gene encoding IS66-like element accessory protein TnpA: MREEPDVVEVKPSTARRRFSKTFKRELVEQTLRPDVSMAAVALANGLNTNQLARWRREYLLDTGASPMPLPALVPVRMIEPAPLAASQPGATPPVSGEIEWRQGANTIVLRGTVDEDAWRLLLVHLRGAR; encoded by the coding sequence ATGAGAGAAGAGCCGGATGTAGTCGAGGTCAAGCCGTCGACAGCACGTCGACGCTTCAGTAAGACGTTCAAGCGGGAGTTGGTGGAACAGACGTTGCGCCCCGACGTCTCGATGGCCGCGGTGGCGTTAGCCAACGGCCTCAACACGAACCAGCTTGCCCGGTGGCGGCGCGAGTATTTATTGGATACGGGTGCCAGTCCGATGCCGTTGCCCGCACTGGTACCCGTCAGGATGATCGAACCCGCTCCACTCGCGGCGTCTCAGCCTGGGGCCACCCCGCCCGTGTCAGGCGAGATCGAGTGGCGGCAGGGGGCGAACACGATCGTGCTGCGTGGCACGGTCGATGAGGACGCGTGGCGCTTGCTGCTGGTTCATCTACGAGGCGCACGTTGA
- the tnpB gene encoding IS66 family insertion sequence element accessory protein TnpB (TnpB, as the term is used for proteins encoded by IS66 family insertion elements, is considered an accessory protein, since TnpC, encoded by a neighboring gene, is a DDE family transposase.) translates to MIGLPGGTQVWLIAGATDMRRGFNGLAAIVQNTLASNPFGGHVFVFRGRRGDLIKVLWWDGHGLCLLSKRLERGRFVWPQVATGGVHLTAAQLAMLLEGIDWRHTVRTAPTLAA, encoded by the coding sequence TTGATCGGTCTGCCCGGTGGCACGCAGGTCTGGCTGATCGCCGGTGCCACCGACATGCGCCGGGGCTTCAACGGCCTGGCCGCCATCGTCCAGAACACACTCGCCTCGAACCCCTTCGGCGGCCACGTGTTCGTCTTCCGCGGGCGCCGCGGCGATCTCATTAAAGTGCTCTGGTGGGACGGCCATGGCCTGTGTCTGCTGAGCAAACGTCTGGAGCGCGGGCGCTTCGTCTGGCCCCAAGTTGCCACCGGTGGCGTGCATTTGACCGCCGCGCAGCTCGCGATGCTGCTAGAGGGCATCGACTGGCGCCACACGGTACGCACCGCCCCGACGCTGGCTGCGTGA
- a CDS encoding transposase — protein sequence MAASRPPPDPLPDDVEALKRMVERLSGEVRALEVAADVRSLLIENLQIQIAALRRAMYGRKSEKMEQEVGQLELKLEEVLLDKGEDPPPQTPETIERTQRTRKPLPEHLCGQWHRTGTRTQ from the coding sequence ATGGCCGCGTCACGTCCCCCTCCCGATCCCTTGCCCGACGACGTCGAGGCGCTTAAACGCATGGTCGAGCGCCTGAGCGGCGAGGTCCGCGCACTCGAAGTGGCCGCCGACGTGCGCTCGTTGCTCATCGAGAACCTGCAGATCCAGATCGCGGCGCTGCGGCGGGCGATGTACGGCCGTAAATCCGAGAAGATGGAACAGGAGGTCGGGCAACTCGAGCTCAAGCTCGAGGAGGTGCTGCTCGACAAGGGTGAGGATCCGCCTCCGCAAACGCCCGAGACCATCGAGCGGACCCAACGCACGCGCAAGCCCCTGCCCGAGCATCTGTGCGGGCAATGGCATCGGACTGGCACCCGTACCCAATAA